The proteins below are encoded in one region of Paenisporosarcina cavernae:
- the ftsL gene encoding cell division protein FtsL, protein MALHARTSPYIKQPAVQPTPTVQPSRKVRRKTYTKGEAILFTAFITIAAIMAVISLSMQAQIHSATQEIQAIEQSVAETQKQNTDLSIQVSELSTYERIWEKAQALGLTLNEKNVKVVPGQ, encoded by the coding sequence ATGGCATTACACGCAAGAACATCACCTTACATAAAACAGCCTGCTGTTCAGCCAACTCCAACTGTCCAGCCTTCTAGAAAAGTTCGCCGTAAAACATACACAAAAGGAGAAGCTATTCTTTTTACAGCTTTTATCACAATTGCTGCGATTATGGCCGTTATTTCATTATCCATGCAAGCGCAGATACATTCTGCCACTCAAGAAATACAAGCTATTGAACAAAGCGTAGCCGAAACACAAAAACAAAATACAGATTTGTCCATTCAAGTGAGTGAGCTTTCCACCTACGAACGTATTTGGGAGAAGGCACAAGCACTAGGTCTTACGTTAAATGAGAAAAATGTGAAAGTAGTACCTGGACAATGA
- a CDS encoding penicillin-binding protein, whose protein sequence is MFVFYGGLFFLLLSRMIFIQATGEADGQALAATAESKYEREQVLTASRGMILDRNGEVIAKDTLSYKLIAVLSPKATTNPEHPRHVNDSEKTAEVLANYLDLPQEKILSILSKEKAYQVEFGKAGRDINHELMSKIKAENLPGIVFERDLKRFYPNGAFASHLIGFAQKQEMEDGSVKTIGKMGLEYTYDKQLTGINGKIRYSSDIWGYLLPNSKEQIEPAQDGFNIELTIDKTIQSFLDDAMTRVEKEYTPEKMMAVIADPKTGKILAMSQRPTFDPETREGLSDNWLNENVEQTIEPGSTMKTFTVASAMEEGKWAPNDWYKSGSYKLLVNTVRDHNQVGWGNITFLEGFQRSSNVAMAYLLERLGDKTFLEYLEKFGFGHKTGIDLPGEATGKIISKYPFDRLVSTFGQGSTVTVMQLIQAETAIATDGTMKRPYVIEQIVNPNTKEIVKDSKPKEVGSPISAETAKKMRELLASTVTAEHGTAKSYALSDYTVAGKTGTAQIPNEYGRYEYGPENYLYSFLGMAPAEDPQLIVYVAVQKPKLPATELGSAPVSKVFKSVVDNSLKYLNIKPEKVVATPSIEMENYKGKEVGAVQSSLLANKMQVVVIGNGKSISAQYPESGSSLLNGNLVLLQTDGDVTIPDFTGWSKKELMAYASLSKLSIEFNGSGFATSQSVSKGTIMKTETPLVVTLRSPEERLSEQPITEKESSEEQVVDTETSD, encoded by the coding sequence ATGTTTGTTTTTTATGGAGGGCTCTTTTTTCTATTATTGTCACGGATGATTTTTATCCAAGCCACAGGAGAAGCGGACGGACAGGCACTTGCTGCAACGGCAGAGTCCAAGTATGAACGCGAACAAGTGTTAACTGCAAGTCGAGGAATGATTTTAGATCGAAATGGGGAAGTCATTGCAAAGGACACCTTAAGTTACAAGCTCATTGCTGTTCTAAGCCCGAAAGCAACAACTAATCCGGAGCATCCTCGTCATGTGAATGATAGTGAGAAGACTGCAGAAGTGTTGGCGAATTATCTTGATTTACCGCAGGAAAAAATTCTCTCTATTTTATCAAAAGAAAAAGCATATCAAGTGGAATTTGGAAAAGCAGGTAGAGATATTAATCATGAATTAATGTCAAAGATCAAAGCAGAAAATCTTCCTGGTATTGTTTTTGAACGAGATTTGAAGCGTTTTTATCCGAACGGAGCCTTTGCTTCTCACTTAATTGGGTTTGCTCAAAAGCAAGAGATGGAAGATGGTTCTGTCAAAACAATCGGAAAAATGGGGCTTGAATATACGTATGACAAACAGTTAACAGGTATTAACGGAAAAATTCGATATAGTAGCGATATTTGGGGATATTTATTACCAAATTCAAAAGAGCAAATAGAGCCAGCGCAGGATGGGTTTAATATCGAGCTAACGATTGATAAAACAATTCAAAGCTTTTTAGATGATGCGATGACTCGCGTGGAAAAAGAATATACACCAGAAAAAATGATGGCAGTCATTGCTGATCCGAAGACTGGTAAAATTCTTGCCATGTCTCAGCGACCAACATTCGATCCAGAAACTCGGGAAGGGCTAAGCGACAACTGGTTAAATGAGAATGTGGAACAAACGATTGAACCCGGATCCACGATGAAGACGTTTACAGTTGCATCCGCAATGGAAGAAGGCAAATGGGCACCGAACGATTGGTATAAATCAGGTTCTTACAAACTCTTAGTCAATACAGTACGTGATCATAACCAAGTAGGTTGGGGGAATATCACGTTTTTAGAAGGGTTTCAACGATCTTCAAATGTTGCGATGGCCTATTTGTTAGAACGACTTGGTGACAAAACATTTTTGGAGTACTTAGAGAAATTTGGTTTTGGACACAAAACAGGAATCGACTTACCGGGTGAGGCGACAGGGAAAATTATTAGCAAATACCCGTTTGATCGTCTCGTATCTACTTTTGGACAAGGGTCTACTGTGACGGTGATGCAGTTAATTCAAGCGGAAACCGCAATTGCAACAGATGGTACGATGAAACGTCCGTATGTCATCGAACAAATAGTCAATCCGAACACAAAAGAAATCGTCAAAGATTCCAAGCCCAAAGAAGTAGGATCACCCATTTCAGCCGAGACTGCAAAAAAGATGCGCGAGTTGTTAGCATCAACTGTAACGGCGGAACATGGAACAGCTAAGTCTTATGCACTTTCAGACTATACTGTTGCCGGAAAGACCGGAACCGCACAGATTCCAAATGAGTATGGGAGATATGAATATGGTCCTGAAAATTATCTTTATTCCTTTTTAGGGATGGCTCCAGCAGAGGATCCTCAATTAATTGTGTATGTAGCTGTTCAAAAACCAAAGCTTCCTGCAACAGAACTTGGTTCAGCACCAGTTTCCAAAGTATTTAAATCCGTTGTAGATAATAGTTTGAAATACTTGAATATCAAGCCTGAAAAGGTAGTCGCAACGCCTTCTATTGAAATGGAAAATTACAAAGGGAAAGAAGTAGGGGCTGTTCAAAGTTCTTTATTAGCGAACAAAATGCAAGTTGTAGTGATTGGGAATGGTAAATCCATTTCAGCTCAATATCCAGAATCAGGCTCTTCTCTATTAAATGGAAATCTTGTGCTACTTCAAACAGATGGAGATGTGACGATTCCTGACTTTACAGGTTGGTCTAAAAAAGAATTGATGGCGTATGCTAGTTTATCGAAACTTTCTATTGAATTTAATGGAAGTGGATTTGCGACATCCCAAAGTGTATCAAAAGGTACCATTATGAAGACAGAGACACCTCTTGTAGTGACATTGAGAAGTCCAGAAGAGCGACTTTCCGAACAACCAATTACAGAAAAAGAATCATCGGAAGAACAAGTCGTAGATACAGAAACAAGTGATTAA
- a CDS encoding penicillin-binding transpeptidase domain-containing protein, translated as MPIIARKRLRFIVVLFLLLFMSVTIRQGYVQITKHQELKEKALENWDRTLPFKEARGKIVDRNGRLIVGNTLAPSLYFMPAQNSDIENVAEKLSPILQVDKKKLHDQLSKRTFLITIAPEGKHLTLQQVKEVHQLQLPGVYAGVDMIRYYPYEQMLARLLGFTGYDGEGLAGLEYQYNDYLSSTSSSLRLVTDAKGQSLPHENDRWKTGTEGANLQLTIDLAIQKVVERELSQAMEYYDAEQALALVADPNNGEILALSSFPSFDPLSYQSVSPSIYNQNLPATMTFEPGSTFKIITLAAALEEKKVNLQKEHFYDPGYAIVEGARLKCWKREGHKDQTFLEVVENSCNPGFIELGRRVGPTKLQQYIRAFGFGEKTNAGIAGESKGILFSGDRYGPVEHATTSFGQGISVTALQQVQAVSAAINGGKLYRPSIVKQVLDNNSGDNLLQKKSPFIRQVISEETSKEVREALESVVAVGSGRNAFRENLRIGGKTGTAQKVINGKYAEDAFIVSFMGFAPITKPQVVVYVAIDHPKVGMQFGGVVAAPIVGRIMEDIAPILPIDPQKGQLEKEYRWGDELVKEVPSLEGQLKESVLELQEPFKIEWHGTGSTIISQLPKAGVKLPLGGTIHLYLQ; from the coding sequence ATGCCTATTATTGCGAGAAAACGATTACGATTTATTGTCGTACTTTTTCTTTTGTTATTTATGTCTGTAACGATCCGTCAAGGCTATGTCCAGATAACGAAACATCAGGAATTAAAAGAAAAAGCGTTAGAAAACTGGGACAGAACACTACCGTTTAAAGAAGCGAGAGGCAAAATTGTTGATCGGAATGGGAGACTAATCGTCGGAAATACATTAGCCCCTTCTCTTTATTTTATGCCTGCTCAAAACAGTGATATTGAAAATGTAGCGGAGAAGCTGTCGCCTATTTTACAAGTAGACAAAAAGAAATTACACGATCAATTATCGAAAAGAACATTTCTTATCACGATCGCACCAGAGGGAAAGCATTTAACACTTCAACAAGTAAAAGAAGTGCATCAACTTCAATTGCCCGGTGTTTACGCAGGTGTGGATATGATTCGTTATTATCCATACGAACAAATGCTAGCACGTCTACTCGGATTTACAGGGTATGATGGAGAAGGTTTAGCGGGATTAGAATATCAATACAATGACTATCTCTCTTCCACTTCAAGTAGTCTTCGTTTAGTGACGGATGCAAAAGGTCAGTCACTGCCACACGAAAATGATCGTTGGAAAACAGGAACAGAAGGCGCTAACTTACAGCTTACCATCGATTTAGCGATACAAAAGGTAGTAGAACGAGAACTGTCTCAGGCGATGGAATATTATGATGCCGAGCAAGCATTAGCACTCGTTGCGGATCCAAACAACGGAGAGATATTAGCCTTATCATCTTTTCCAAGTTTTGATCCACTTTCCTATCAAAGTGTCTCTCCCTCCATTTATAATCAAAATTTGCCTGCGACGATGACATTTGAACCGGGCTCTACCTTTAAAATCATTACGCTTGCCGCAGCGTTAGAAGAAAAAAAGGTAAATTTGCAAAAAGAACATTTCTATGACCCTGGTTACGCAATAGTTGAAGGCGCTCGATTAAAGTGTTGGAAAAGAGAAGGCCATAAAGATCAGACATTCTTGGAAGTAGTCGAGAATTCTTGTAACCCTGGCTTTATCGAATTAGGTCGTCGAGTGGGACCAACTAAATTACAACAATACATTCGCGCTTTCGGGTTTGGAGAAAAAACAAATGCTGGAATTGCTGGTGAATCGAAAGGAATACTTTTTTCAGGAGACCGGTATGGTCCAGTGGAGCATGCTACTACTTCTTTTGGCCAAGGAATCTCTGTCACAGCACTTCAACAAGTGCAAGCTGTTTCAGCGGCGATTAATGGGGGTAAACTGTATCGTCCTTCGATCGTAAAACAAGTTCTCGACAACAATAGTGGCGATAACTTGTTACAAAAAAAATCACCTTTTATTCGCCAAGTCATCTCGGAGGAAACGTCAAAGGAGGTAAGAGAAGCGTTAGAAAGCGTGGTGGCCGTTGGCTCAGGTAGAAATGCCTTTCGTGAGAATTTACGTATTGGTGGTAAAACTGGAACGGCTCAAAAAGTCATTAACGGAAAATATGCAGAGGATGCATTTATCGTATCGTTCATGGGCTTTGCACCAATTACAAAACCGCAAGTGGTGGTGTACGTTGCCATTGACCATCCAAAGGTTGGCATGCAGTTTGGAGGCGTTGTAGCTGCACCAATTGTTGGAAGAATCATGGAAGACATCGCGCCGATTCTTCCAATTGATCCTCAGAAAGGACAATTGGAGAAAGAATACAGATGGGGCGACGAATTGGTGAAAGAAGTGCCTTCATTAGAAGGTCAATTGAAAGAATCGGTCTTAGAATTACAGGAACCATTTAAAATTGAATGGCATGGTACTGGATCCACCATTATTTCTCAATTACCAAAAGCAGGAGTAAAACTTCCCCTCGGAGGTACGATTCACTTATACTTACAATAA
- the mraY gene encoding phospho-N-acetylmuramoyl-pentapeptide-transferase yields the protein MSLLTTITIIGVAFLLTVALTPILIPLLKRMNFGQSIREEGLKSHYKKAGTPTMGAIGFIIAIVLSTIVLSSYLNLLTTPIIVLLIVFVGFGLIGFLDDFIKVVLKRNLGLTSKQKLVGQIFISIIAYFLIQKGPIDTTLVIPFTEWELPLGLLYVVFLVFWLVGFSNATNLTDGVDGLLSGTASIAFSAFGVLALVNSQEDLAIFAFSVTGALLGFLLFNINPAKVFMGDTGSLAIGGALAMLSILVKQELLLLLIGIVFVVETLSVILQVISFKTTGKRIFKISPIHHHFEYSGWSEWKIVVVFWLTALVAAIIAILPEVI from the coding sequence ATGTCACTTTTAACAACGATTACAATCATTGGAGTAGCATTCTTACTAACGGTTGCGCTTACACCGATTTTAATCCCTTTATTAAAACGCATGAACTTTGGTCAAAGTATACGAGAAGAAGGTCTAAAATCTCATTATAAAAAAGCTGGAACACCTACGATGGGTGCGATTGGATTTATCATTGCCATTGTTTTATCGACGATTGTCCTTTCTAGTTACCTGAACTTATTAACCACTCCAATCATAGTCTTACTGATTGTTTTCGTCGGATTTGGATTAATCGGATTTTTAGACGACTTTATTAAAGTCGTTTTAAAGAGGAATCTCGGGTTAACATCCAAACAAAAATTGGTAGGACAAATTTTCATCTCCATTATTGCTTATTTCTTGATTCAAAAAGGACCTATCGACACTACCCTTGTCATCCCGTTTACTGAATGGGAATTGCCACTTGGACTGTTGTATGTTGTCTTTCTTGTCTTTTGGTTAGTTGGTTTTTCCAACGCAACAAATTTAACAGATGGTGTTGATGGATTGCTTTCTGGTACGGCATCTATTGCATTCTCTGCTTTTGGTGTACTAGCACTTGTCAACAGTCAAGAAGATTTAGCGATTTTTGCATTTTCCGTCACGGGCGCACTATTGGGTTTCTTACTATTTAACATTAATCCTGCAAAAGTGTTCATGGGGGATACAGGATCTCTTGCAATAGGTGGAGCACTTGCGATGCTATCTATTTTAGTAAAACAAGAACTATTATTATTACTCATCGGAATAGTATTTGTCGTAGAAACACTTTCTGTTATTTTGCAGGTAATTAGTTTCAAAACAACAGGTAAACGAATCTTTAAAATCAGTCCTATTCATCATCATTTCGAATATTCTGGTTGGTCAGAGTGGAAAATTGTTGTGGTCTTTTGGCTGACGGCATTAGTAGCTGCGATTATCGCGATTTTGCCGGAGGTGATTTGA
- the murD gene encoding UDP-N-acetylmuramoyl-L-alanine--D-glutamate ligase — MKHVAELEGKKVLVLGLAKSGVAAAEILHELGAYVTVNDAKPFEENIEARKLLEKGITVICGHHPADLLDNGFQLVVKNPGIPYQNTIIQQAISREIPIWTEIELAFRISEANFIGITGSNGKTTTTTLLFHILNQANKHPLIAGNIGTVASSVAKDASKENVIVTELSSFQLMGIETFAPKIAIWTNIYEAHLDYHQSMEEYVEAKFAVTRNQIETDYVIYNADQETIVTKINQSKAIPVPFSLKNEQPNGIWADEENVYWKNEFFMERSKIALPGDHNMENVLSAIAAAMLLECEEEKIKHVLGSFTGVKHRTQFVREWRKRRIYNDSKATNTLATRSALRAFHRPTILIAGGLDRQHSFDELTDSLQHVKALLCFGETKERLADFGKLHQIPTVKMVENVQEAVKEAAAMSTEEDVILLSPACASWDQYPNFELRGDDFIDAVMKLSDEEAIEGM, encoded by the coding sequence ATGAAACACGTAGCAGAGTTAGAAGGAAAAAAAGTATTAGTATTGGGTCTTGCTAAAAGTGGAGTGGCAGCCGCCGAAATTCTTCATGAACTTGGAGCTTATGTAACTGTGAATGATGCAAAGCCTTTTGAAGAGAATATTGAAGCTCGTAAATTATTGGAAAAAGGAATTACAGTGATTTGCGGTCATCACCCAGCAGATTTACTCGATAATGGCTTTCAATTAGTGGTGAAAAACCCTGGTATTCCCTATCAAAACACGATTATACAACAGGCAATTTCTCGAGAAATCCCGATTTGGACAGAAATTGAACTTGCTTTCCGTATTAGTGAAGCTAATTTTATTGGTATTACAGGTTCGAATGGTAAAACAACGACCACGACTTTGTTATTCCATATCTTAAATCAAGCAAATAAGCATCCTTTAATTGCGGGGAATATTGGGACTGTTGCATCTTCTGTCGCAAAAGATGCGTCTAAAGAGAATGTCATCGTGACGGAGCTTTCTTCTTTTCAGTTAATGGGAATTGAAACGTTTGCGCCAAAAATTGCTATTTGGACGAATATTTATGAAGCACATCTCGATTATCATCAATCAATGGAAGAATATGTGGAAGCGAAATTTGCTGTCACTAGAAACCAAATAGAGACGGATTATGTTATTTATAATGCGGACCAAGAAACAATCGTGACAAAAATAAATCAGTCGAAGGCGATACCAGTTCCTTTTTCTTTAAAGAATGAGCAGCCAAATGGCATTTGGGCAGATGAAGAAAATGTGTATTGGAAAAATGAGTTCTTTATGGAACGCTCAAAAATCGCTCTTCCTGGTGATCATAATATGGAAAACGTCCTATCTGCTATCGCAGCAGCTATGTTGCTAGAATGCGAAGAAGAGAAGATTAAACATGTACTTGGTTCATTTACAGGAGTGAAACATCGAACTCAATTTGTTCGGGAATGGCGAAAACGTCGAATTTATAATGATTCAAAAGCAACAAATACATTGGCGACTCGAAGTGCACTTCGCGCATTCCATCGTCCCACGATTTTAATTGCGGGTGGTTTGGATCGGCAGCATTCGTTTGATGAACTTACCGATTCTCTCCAACATGTAAAAGCACTTTTATGTTTTGGTGAAACAAAAGAAAGATTAGCTGATTTTGGGAAGTTGCATCAAATTCCCACAGTTAAAATGGTGGAAAATGTGCAAGAAGCCGTCAAAGAAGCGGCTGCAATGTCAACAGAAGAAGATGTTATTTTACTATCACCAGCTTGTGCTAGCTGGGATCAGTATCCGAACTTTGAATTGCGTGGAGATGACTTTATTGATGCGGTAATGAAACTTTCGGATGAGGAAGCTATCGAAGGGATGTAA
- a CDS encoding FtsW/RodA/SpoVE family cell cycle protein, whose protein sequence is MVAGLLTAVGLAFVYSAGLYWGSIHYEGSMPFVWKQMIYVGIGVTSCYAISSIKTPFSLTFWFWLYLFSLVGLLGVFIPGIGTTRNGSSSWISLAGFTIQPSEFVKIALLGFMSSVLAQTKKLEKHHIWLLGVIALLPLALIILQPDFGSAMIIVCGIVFLLFIVGLPWKFFLLTGSLCLVGIVGLILAAPYRLKRLTAYLDPWQDPLGTGFQSIQSLLAFGPSGLFGYGYGDSRQKYLYLPEPQNDFIFAIFSEEMGLIGSVVLIGLFFAFLVQCFVIANEQQSVANSYFIISLTAMMGIQIFLNLAVVVGLVPVTGVTLPFISYGGSSMIATWVTIGFILQTMNHTTKGA, encoded by the coding sequence ATAGTAGCAGGACTTTTAACAGCGGTTGGTCTTGCGTTTGTGTATTCTGCTGGGCTCTACTGGGGCTCTATTCATTATGAAGGTTCTATGCCATTTGTGTGGAAACAGATGATATATGTTGGAATTGGAGTCACAAGTTGCTATGCAATTTCTTCTATCAAAACCCCTTTTTCTCTTACATTTTGGTTTTGGCTGTATCTTTTTTCATTAGTTGGTCTACTAGGGGTTTTCATTCCAGGAATCGGCACAACTAGAAATGGGTCTAGTAGTTGGATTAGTTTAGCTGGATTTACGATACAACCGTCAGAATTTGTTAAAATAGCACTTCTTGGTTTCATGTCTTCCGTACTTGCTCAAACGAAAAAGTTGGAAAAACATCATATTTGGCTGCTAGGAGTAATAGCACTTCTACCTCTCGCGCTAATTATACTGCAACCAGATTTTGGATCTGCCATGATCATTGTTTGCGGTATAGTATTTTTACTATTTATCGTGGGGTTACCTTGGAAATTTTTTCTATTAACGGGTAGCCTTTGTCTTGTTGGGATAGTAGGATTAATACTAGCAGCACCTTATCGGTTAAAACGCCTTACTGCTTATTTAGATCCGTGGCAAGATCCATTAGGCACTGGATTCCAATCGATTCAGTCATTACTAGCTTTTGGTCCCTCTGGACTTTTTGGTTACGGCTATGGAGATAGTCGACAAAAGTACTTGTATTTACCTGAGCCACAAAATGATTTTATCTTTGCCATTTTTTCAGAAGAAATGGGATTGATAGGTAGTGTCGTTTTAATCGGCTTATTTTTTGCTTTCCTAGTGCAATGCTTTGTAATTGCCAATGAACAACAATCTGTTGCGAATAGTTATTTCATTATTTCGCTGACAGCAATGATGGGTATTCAAATTTTTTTAAATCTAGCTGTTGTGGTTGGATTAGTTCCAGTGACGGGCGTTACTCTGCCATTTATCAGTTACGGTGGTAGCTCGATGATTGCGACGTGGGTCACAATCGGATTTATTCTGCAGACAATGAATCATACAACGAAAGGAGCGTAA
- a CDS encoding cell division protein FtsQ/DivIB has translation MEKIIDIEDRIPTLRERRKKRTNRKFTILLFLFLMIIVSILYFQSSYSKIQSFVVQGEAIESEAFYEQLSTLKKGQSMWDFRASKIEQLIANETIVQKADVKRTGLTEVTISITEWKTKGFVFENDTYYAIFENGEQMDKPWNEPTLEGPILIGFENKKTRKKMVHELSDLHTEVYSLLSEIYCIPSKADPYKIKVFLNDGNEVRAVIPSFADKFNYYPSILAQITPDVKGVIDLEVGSYFQTYEEMYQQQEEGDPKVDESDQATSE, from the coding sequence ATGGAGAAAATTATCGATATTGAAGATCGAATTCCCACCTTGAGAGAACGTAGAAAAAAAAGAACGAATCGAAAATTCACCATTTTACTGTTCCTTTTTTTGATGATTATTGTTAGCATCCTCTACTTTCAATCCTCTTACAGTAAAATTCAATCGTTCGTCGTCCAAGGAGAAGCGATTGAATCAGAAGCGTTCTATGAGCAACTATCAACCTTGAAAAAAGGACAATCCATGTGGGACTTTCGTGCATCGAAGATTGAACAATTAATTGCTAACGAAACGATCGTGCAAAAAGCTGACGTAAAACGAACAGGTTTGACGGAAGTCACCATTTCCATTACGGAATGGAAAACAAAAGGATTTGTTTTTGAAAACGACACGTATTATGCGATTTTTGAAAATGGCGAGCAAATGGACAAGCCTTGGAATGAACCAACCTTAGAAGGTCCGATTTTAATAGGCTTTGAAAATAAGAAAACACGAAAAAAAATGGTACATGAACTAAGTGATTTGCACACGGAAGTTTATAGTTTATTGTCCGAAATCTATTGCATTCCTTCAAAAGCAGATCCTTATAAAATTAAGGTGTTTTTAAATGATGGAAATGAAGTAAGGGCTGTAATCCCTAGTTTTGCAGATAAGTTCAACTATTATCCTTCCATTCTTGCTCAAATCACACCCGATGTGAAAGGGGTCATTGATTTGGAAGTCGGCTCTTATTTCCAAACGTACGAAGAAATGTATCAACAACAAGAGGAAGGAGATCCGAAAGTTGATGAAAGTGATCAAGCGACCAGCGAATAG
- a CDS encoding DUF881 domain-containing protein yields MKVIKRPANRYVLWALVCVVFGFILSYSYSISNDKNTSSNTVSSTYYEQQERYRELLIEQKERNKELTDELEKKQTQVREIEQQLSGSEESYDALVKEAEDLRLLLGTIPVEGEGVSVLLEDEEYSPETQNPNDYIVHESHIFMVVNELKISGAEAISINGKRIAASSYIKCTGPVITVDGQQFPAPFEIKAIGDPNVLLPALKLSGGILDQLVNDNIVVTVEEKEEIKMSSL; encoded by the coding sequence ATGAAAGTGATCAAGCGACCAGCGAATAGGTATGTTCTGTGGGCATTAGTATGTGTCGTATTTGGATTTATCCTGTCGTATTCCTATAGTATTTCGAATGATAAAAATACATCTTCGAATACCGTGAGTTCTACATATTACGAGCAACAAGAGCGATACCGAGAACTCTTAATTGAACAAAAAGAACGAAATAAAGAATTGACGGATGAACTGGAAAAAAAGCAAACACAAGTACGCGAAATTGAACAACAGTTATCCGGTTCAGAAGAATCATATGATGCTTTAGTAAAAGAAGCGGAAGATCTTCGACTCCTTTTAGGGACTATTCCAGTAGAAGGAGAAGGAGTATCCGTTTTACTAGAGGATGAAGAGTATTCTCCTGAGACACAAAACCCTAACGACTACATTGTGCACGAAAGTCACATTTTTATGGTCGTCAATGAATTGAAAATTTCTGGTGCTGAAGCAATTTCCATTAACGGGAAAAGGATTGCGGCAAGTTCGTATATTAAATGTACTGGACCCGTCATCACGGTGGATGGACAACAATTTCCAGCTCCATTTGAAATTAAAGCAATAGGTGATCCGAATGTTTTACTTCCAGCATTAAAACTGAGCGGAGGTATTTTAGATCAACTAGTAAATGACAATATTGTTGTCACAGTAGAAGAAAAAGAAGAGATTAAGATGTCTTCTTTATAA
- a CDS encoding DUF881 domain-containing protein: MKTRVYGKFTIILLIVGFMIAIQYNSVKKPDNRDTRDIWTIRQELSTERELHSQLLTRIRAQDQTLLSYQNAQDESPSVALNETIHSLKKRLGLTELTGPGIELTIEPSLEGEILGEEVTAISPDLLTQLLNEINRFSGNHVEIDGKRVIYSSAIRDINGKTTVNALPIQLPPFTIKVVTASFEEAERLHSHLESSLIADDFFVDNLTLTIGDPKQVLTIAPYTQRINTHYLKELTEED, encoded by the coding sequence ATGAAAACACGTGTATATGGGAAATTCACGATTATCTTGCTAATCGTTGGTTTTATGATTGCCATTCAATATAACTCTGTGAAAAAGCCAGATAATCGAGATACACGCGATATTTGGACGATTAGACAAGAATTGTCAACAGAAAGGGAATTACATTCGCAATTGTTGACGCGCATTCGAGCGCAAGATCAAACATTGCTTAGTTATCAAAACGCGCAAGATGAAAGCCCATCCGTTGCGTTAAATGAAACGATCCACTCTCTGAAAAAACGGTTAGGATTGACCGAATTAACAGGGCCAGGAATTGAGTTAACAATAGAACCATCTTTAGAAGGCGAAATACTTGGAGAAGAAGTGACCGCTATTTCTCCTGACTTGCTGACCCAATTATTAAATGAGATTAATCGATTTTCTGGAAATCATGTAGAGATAGACGGAAAACGTGTGATTTACTCTTCTGCAATTCGAGATATTAACGGAAAAACGACGGTAAATGCATTGCCGATTCAACTTCCTCCTTTCACCATTAAAGTAGTTACTGCATCATTTGAAGAAGCGGAGCGTCTACATAGTCACTTGGAATCGTCCTTAATAGCAGATGATTTCTTTGTGGATAATTTAACGCTAACGATTGGGGATCCGAAGCAAGTTCTGACGATTGCCCCTTACACTCAGAGAATTAATACACACTATTTAAAAGAATTAACAGAGGAGGACTAA
- a CDS encoding small basic family protein: protein MWLPLLGLLFGIFLGLLTDLQIPSEYENYLSIAVLASLDTLFGGIRAQLQQVYDDRVFVSGFFFNIALAAGLAFLGVHLGVDLYLAAIFAFGVRLFQNIAVIRRILLTKWQDRKGTID from the coding sequence ATGTGGTTGCCACTACTAGGGTTATTATTTGGGATATTTCTCGGATTGTTAACAGATTTACAAATACCTTCTGAGTATGAAAATTACTTGTCTATCGCCGTCTTAGCTTCTCTTGATACGTTATTTGGGGGAATTCGTGCCCAATTACAACAAGTCTACGATGACCGTGTATTTGTATCAGGATTTTTCTTTAATATTGCACTTGCGGCGGGACTTGCGTTTTTAGGTGTACATTTAGGTGTTGATTTATACTTAGCAGCTATTTTTGCATTTGGCGTTCGTTTATTCCAAAACATTGCCGTGATACGCCGTATTTTATTAACCAAATGGCAAGACAGAAAAGGGACTATTGACTAA